The following are encoded together in the Candidatus Manganitrophus noduliformans genome:
- a CDS encoding carboxypeptidase-like regulatory domain-containing protein has product MKRSLWAFLWILMIVFTATDTYAQEASIHNGLSYLHSTQSPDGSWGGAASSTIDIIPATATVVETFRLLESAPSSQQLLGRGFLTNQTLSETDYIARRILALAGTTSVVAADQTALLSLQNKAGTVGFASDNGWGGLAGYGSTLLDSSLALQAFAALGYTDATVIAPSVGYLVSKQNPDGGWGFVAGQSSHPYTTALALKALSGYASQYALNTPIQNAVNYLLSQQTAPGDWENTIYLTALAYIGLHDFIPQEPTASAVKNVLASRQLPNGSWGDDPYQTALAIRALALAETLPANPTLAIIRGRVIDAQTGQPLSGVAVGLTGPVPDNRVTVGDGLFEFRDLTPGAYAVALSLVNYGSLNTNTTVAQGQVIDLGTLQMTQGATAATGTVTGTIFDGETGLPLEGVAISIDGGPPLASTAADGSYQISNAPAGTILLSALRAGYITTAMTATLQPGGHLVFSPNLYPGISASLTLIQGVVTSAVTGLPLEGVVISLSGATSGFATTNAEGRYTIAVQRGVITITASLADYDTVTAETNVHFNNVTIFSPKLYPANTTPPGENTAGVTGLVLDAGTNQPLANVTVAATYRNGSQTLTTGPDGRFLVEGLIVWTTDLQFTLSGYAANESSAVLNPLQTVDIGQVRMRKEKVVLLLPDLAIRAIDRTGLLTDPQTLALTGALTAIVSNLGTATASSGIDLLAFQDTNLNGVYDFGADTLLGRTTLSTEIIVGGEAAASIPLQGSLSFLDAPIHLWIDSAKAIVELDEGNNIATTADHCVAVPDIRTFSPVLKWAWRESTILPNHRQVMSIPIVAPLEDTNGDGKIDSKDIPAVIFHAFQGGLYDRDGVLRAVSGKDGQELWTVTDPAYRTNGTGSIAVADIDEDGRVEIIVPANGGGVLAFEHDGTFKWKSPQPALPGWGGAAVADLEGDGQLEIMIGHTVLNSDGTLRWRGGGSDGSYLSIAADLDLDGTLEVIAGSTAYSNTGQILWRNPAADGFAAVANFNDDPYPEVVGVGNSRVALYSHTGATIWGPVLVPGAGGGMPTIGDIDGDGLPEIGVAGASRYVVFTADGSILWTSPTQDLSSKITGSSAFDFDGDGQVEVVYADEKFLRVYRGSDGALIFQTPNTSGTAYELPVIADVDSDNHADIVVAINNYYLSGFGSGIRVYRDQNNSWVNTRKIWNQHSYHITNINDDGTVPTAERNSWEVHNSYRLNALIDESPIAAPDLTASLLQVIDHGTGQAVSLRVRIGNGGAFVSPEGVLVAFYQGDPASGGTLLGTKEIGSLLKGAYQDVVLDGVSTLTGGLDLYAVVDPENRILECGENNNIARTALAANARLGTIQPATDAAVYPANAPVQLSALITNTGALSGRFTVELRVEDGEGAVVAGFGVKPLGLLAGGAAVTSTEEWNTAAILAGSYRLHGFLRREEGLLLSEATIPFEIRSVRQAAATIHPDKIAYASNEAVALSSTITSQTVNDLLTNLTATVRVTDPSGGVFFIESKPLADLLPEGRAGFKSFTNTGTAPAGTYTATLEIQSGGNLLTTATQSFEILSSLSQAAALSGEIAADPRRILERESTTLTFTVRNIGNEIDLPLIETSILIVDPDTETPVRTLPGEVSLNGREVFIDRIPFESGILPPKPYLIVLQGTTAGVTQTLGSAGLQIDPVPNHAPLADAGPDRLGLTGQPVLLDGSGSADPDGDPLTFAWHFIAVPPTSQVTDAALANASTPAPSFVSDADGTYTLRLVVNDGLTDSPQDTVSVFVNPAPHFDLHPETINLKSNGGSKSVTGVLTSPVLSAFAFFTAQDGATVTASFTLENRYVDQDGNVITFTLPADAYPGDDTVHPVDADGDGDVDLYQLTLKFNRDLIIAGFKDANGNLKISQPTDLISTVFGNDLVIGSDTNEVISPPQVSKGGK; this is encoded by the coding sequence ATGAAACGCTCTCTTTGGGCTTTCCTCTGGATTTTGATGATCGTTTTTACTGCAACTGATACTTACGCCCAGGAGGCGTCGATCCATAACGGCTTAAGTTATCTCCATTCCACCCAATCTCCCGACGGCAGCTGGGGCGGCGCCGCCTCCTCCACCATTGACATCATCCCGGCTACAGCAACCGTCGTCGAAACCTTCCGCCTCCTCGAATCCGCCCCCTCTTCTCAGCAACTCCTCGGCCGAGGCTTTCTCACCAATCAAACATTGTCCGAAACCGACTACATCGCAAGGAGAATCCTGGCCCTGGCCGGAACAACCTCTGTCGTCGCCGCCGATCAAACGGCCCTCCTCTCCCTCCAGAACAAAGCCGGAACCGTCGGCTTCGCCAGCGACAACGGCTGGGGCGGGCTCGCCGGATATGGCAGCACCCTTTTAGATTCAAGCTTGGCGCTCCAAGCCTTTGCGGCGCTAGGCTACACCGATGCCACGGTCATCGCTCCTTCGGTCGGGTATCTCGTCTCGAAACAAAACCCCGACGGCGGCTGGGGCTTCGTCGCAGGCCAATCGAGCCACCCCTACACCACCGCCCTTGCTCTGAAGGCCCTGAGCGGCTACGCCAGCCAATACGCCCTGAACACCCCCATCCAAAACGCCGTCAATTACCTTCTCTCCCAGCAAACCGCCCCCGGCGACTGGGAGAACACCATTTACCTCACCGCCCTCGCCTACATCGGCCTCCACGACTTCATCCCGCAGGAGCCGACCGCCTCGGCCGTCAAAAACGTTCTTGCCTCCCGGCAACTCCCGAACGGCAGTTGGGGAGACGATCCATACCAGACCGCGCTGGCGATCCGGGCGCTGGCCCTGGCGGAGACCCTTCCTGCGAATCCGACCCTCGCGATCATCCGCGGACGGGTGATCGATGCCCAAACCGGACAGCCCCTTTCCGGCGTGGCGGTCGGCCTCACCGGGCCGGTCCCGGATAACCGGGTCACCGTGGGAGACGGCCTGTTCGAATTCAGAGATCTGACGCCGGGCGCGTATGCGGTGGCGCTGTCGCTGGTCAATTACGGCTCCCTCAATACGAATACCACCGTCGCCCAGGGACAGGTGATCGATCTCGGCACCCTCCAGATGACCCAGGGCGCGACCGCCGCCACCGGCACCGTGACGGGAACGATCTTCGATGGAGAGACCGGCCTGCCGCTCGAGGGGGTCGCAATCAGCATCGACGGCGGCCCCCCGCTCGCCTCCACCGCCGCCGACGGCTCGTACCAGATCAGCAATGCCCCGGCAGGGACGATCCTCCTCAGCGCCCTCCGGGCCGGCTATATCACCACCGCCATGACCGCCACATTGCAGCCGGGCGGGCACCTGGTTTTCTCTCCCAATTTATATCCCGGCATCTCGGCCAGTCTGACCCTCATTCAAGGGGTCGTGACCAGCGCCGTCACCGGCCTTCCACTGGAAGGGGTGGTTATCTCCCTCTCCGGCGCCACCAGCGGCTTTGCCACGACGAATGCCGAGGGCCGCTACACCATCGCCGTGCAGCGGGGGGTCATCACCATCACCGCCTCCCTCGCCGATTACGACACCGTGACCGCCGAAACGAATGTTCATTTCAATAACGTCACCATCTTTTCACCGAAGCTCTATCCGGCGAATACCACCCCGCCGGGAGAGAATACCGCGGGAGTCACCGGCCTGGTCCTCGACGCCGGGACCAATCAGCCGCTGGCAAACGTGACCGTGGCCGCAACCTATCGGAACGGCTCCCAAACGTTGACGACCGGTCCGGACGGTCGATTCTTGGTGGAGGGATTGATCGTCTGGACGACCGATCTCCAGTTTACCCTCTCCGGATATGCCGCCAACGAAAGCAGCGCCGTTTTGAACCCCCTTCAGACCGTCGACATCGGCCAGGTCCGGATGCGGAAGGAAAAGGTCGTTCTCCTCTTGCCCGATCTTGCGATCCGGGCGATCGACCGAACCGGCCTCCTGACTGATCCGCAGACGTTGGCCCTCACCGGCGCGCTGACGGCCATCGTCTCCAACCTCGGCACGGCGACCGCGTCGTCCGGCATCGATCTGCTTGCCTTCCAAGACACCAACCTCAACGGTGTCTATGATTTCGGCGCCGACACGCTCCTGGGGAGGACGACCCTCTCGACTGAAATCATCGTGGGAGGAGAGGCCGCCGCATCGATCCCTCTCCAGGGGAGCCTTTCGTTCCTCGATGCCCCGATTCACCTCTGGATCGACAGCGCCAAGGCCATCGTCGAGCTCGACGAGGGGAACAACATCGCCACCACCGCCGACCATTGCGTCGCCGTCCCCGACATTCGGACCTTCAGCCCGGTCTTAAAATGGGCCTGGAGAGAAAGCACGATCTTGCCGAACCACCGACAGGTGATGAGCATCCCGATCGTCGCCCCGCTCGAAGATACCAATGGGGACGGAAAGATCGATTCCAAGGATATCCCCGCCGTGATCTTCCATGCCTTCCAGGGGGGCCTCTACGATCGGGACGGGGTGCTGCGCGCCGTCAGCGGGAAGGACGGACAGGAGCTCTGGACCGTCACCGATCCGGCCTACCGAACCAATGGGACTGGAAGCATCGCTGTCGCGGATATCGATGAGGACGGCCGGGTGGAGATCATCGTTCCCGCAAACGGAGGAGGGGTCCTGGCATTCGAGCATGACGGCACCTTCAAGTGGAAGAGTCCGCAGCCGGCTCTGCCCGGATGGGGAGGGGCCGCCGTCGCCGATCTGGAGGGGGACGGACAGCTCGAGATCATGATCGGGCATACCGTTTTAAACAGCGACGGGACGCTGCGCTGGCGGGGAGGGGGGAGCGACGGCTCTTATCTCTCGATCGCCGCCGACCTCGATCTGGACGGCACGCTGGAGGTCATCGCCGGTTCGACCGCCTACAGCAACACCGGCCAGATTCTCTGGCGCAATCCCGCCGCCGACGGATTCGCCGCCGTCGCAAATTTTAATGACGACCCTTATCCCGAGGTCGTCGGCGTCGGAAACAGCCGCGTCGCCCTCTACAGTCACACCGGGGCGACGATTTGGGGGCCGGTCCTGGTGCCGGGCGCGGGGGGCGGGATGCCGACCATCGGCGACATCGACGGAGACGGTCTCCCCGAAATCGGCGTCGCCGGGGCGAGCCGATACGTCGTCTTCACGGCGGACGGGAGCATCCTCTGGACATCGCCGACGCAAGATCTCAGCTCGAAGATCACCGGCTCTTCCGCCTTTGATTTCGACGGAGACGGGCAGGTCGAGGTGGTCTATGCCGACGAAAAATTCCTCCGGGTCTACCGGGGGAGCGACGGCGCCTTGATCTTCCAGACCCCGAACACCAGCGGGACCGCCTATGAACTTCCGGTGATCGCCGATGTCGACAGTGATAACCATGCCGATATCGTCGTCGCCATCAACAATTATTATCTCTCCGGGTTCGGCTCGGGGATTCGCGTCTACCGGGACCAGAACAACAGCTGGGTCAACACCCGGAAGATCTGGAACCAGCACAGCTATCACATCACCAACATCAACGACGACGGAACGGTCCCGACCGCGGAGCGCAACAGCTGGGAGGTCCACAATAGCTATCGCCTCAACGCGCTGATCGACGAATCTCCCATCGCGGCCCCCGACCTGACCGCCTCGCTCTTACAGGTGATCGATCATGGGACCGGCCAGGCAGTGAGCCTCCGCGTGCGGATCGGAAACGGCGGGGCGTTTGTTTCTCCGGAGGGGGTCCTTGTGGCGTTCTACCAGGGGGACCCCGCCTCCGGCGGAACGCTGCTCGGCACGAAAGAAATCGGAAGCCTGTTAAAGGGAGCCTATCAGGATGTGGTTTTGGACGGCGTTTCGACTCTTACCGGCGGGCTCGATCTCTATGCGGTGGTCGATCCCGAGAACCGAATCCTGGAATGCGGCGAGAACAACAACATCGCTCGAACCGCGCTCGCCGCGAACGCGCGGCTCGGAACGATTCAGCCGGCGACCGACGCCGCCGTTTATCCGGCGAATGCGCCGGTGCAGCTCAGCGCCCTGATCACCAACACCGGCGCCCTGTCCGGCCGCTTCACCGTGGAGCTGCGGGTGGAAGATGGGGAGGGCGCGGTCGTCGCCGGGTTTGGCGTGAAGCCGCTCGGTCTGCTGGCGGGAGGGGCTGCGGTCACCTCGACGGAGGAATGGAACACCGCCGCCATTTTGGCCGGGAGCTATCGGCTGCACGGCTTTCTGAGAAGGGAGGAAGGCCTCCTCTTGAGCGAGGCGACGATTCCGTTCGAGATCCGCTCAGTGCGGCAGGCCGCGGCGACGATCCATCCCGACAAGATCGCCTACGCCTCAAATGAAGCGGTGGCGTTGAGTTCAACGATTACGAGCCAAACCGTGAACGACCTGCTGACGAATCTGACGGCGACGGTCCGCGTGACCGATCCGTCGGGGGGTGTTTTCTTTATCGAATCGAAGCCGCTGGCCGATCTTCTTCCGGAAGGGCGGGCCGGCTTTAAATCCTTCACGAATACCGGGACCGCGCCGGCGGGAACGTACACCGCGACGCTGGAAATACAATCGGGCGGAAACCTTCTCACAACAGCCACGCAGTCTTTTGAAATTCTCTCCAGCCTCTCTCAGGCGGCGGCGCTTTCCGGGGAGATCGCCGCCGACCCGCGCCGCATTCTGGAGCGGGAGAGCACCACCCTCACCTTCACGGTCCGGAACATCGGAAATGAGATCGACCTGCCGCTGATCGAAACCTCCATCTTGATCGTCGATCCCGACACGGAGACGCCGGTCCGGACCCTTCCGGGCGAGGTCTCCCTCAACGGCCGGGAGGTCTTCATCGACCGGATTCCCTTCGAGAGCGGAATCCTCCCGCCGAAGCCGTATCTGATTGTCCTTCAGGGAACCACCGCGGGGGTCACACAGACCCTCGGCAGCGCGGGACTGCAGATCGACCCCGTTCCAAACCATGCCCCTCTCGCCGATGCCGGGCCCGATCGGCTCGGGCTCACCGGACAACCGGTTCTGTTGGATGGAAGCGGAAGCGCCGATCCGGACGGCGACCCGCTGACGTTCGCCTGGCATTTTATTGCCGTTCCGCCGACAAGCCAGGTCACCGACGCCGCCCTTGCAAACGCGTCGACGCCGGCCCCTTCGTTCGTTTCCGACGCCGACGGGACCTACACGCTGCGTCTGGTAGTGAACGACGGTCTGACCGACAGCCCGCAGGATACGGTCTCGGTCTTCGTCAACCCGGCCCCTCATTTCGACCTTCACCCCGAAACGATCAACTTGAAGAGCAACGGCGGATCGAAGTCGGTCACCGGTGTCCTGACCTCGCCGGTGCTTTCGGCCTTTGCATTCTTTACCGCTCAGGACGGGGCGACGGTCACAGCCTCCTTCACACTGGAGAATCGGTATGTCGATCAGGATGGGAATGTGATCACCTTCACCCTTCCGGCCGATGCTTATCCCG
- a CDS encoding transglutaminase-like domain-containing protein, with the protein MHPLFERRLRPIATVILVFFSWFCIEPWNFAVAAQTPAPPAKVSSREKGPSEKLEETLHKIKSLTQALDQDLAADQEIQPRIDQLAEQQKNVAALDAAVLDEFTETEAFLKAKHLPAEILDRHAKALAEYQQNIQTLRKNLDDTVRIHGERKRAKGRGDLKGADQKKGELRAKLKAAKSHLEEKVKERPHQKLDPNNLPHRMPKVKERAPRLKKEEFTEFQKPIQLAFNGDPSTLMLVQSTQDLPTPADLAETIEVQFTPEIQDLAAQLEHHPVKIYNWVHNNIDYVPTYGSIQGAQMCLMTKQCNDIDTASLLIALLRTSGISARYVYGTIVLPIDKAMNWVGGFTDAKSAVTFITSGGVPAAGGISGGKITEVRLEHVWVEAYADYIPSRGAVHKQGDTWVPLDASFKQHLFTPGVKLQTAVSFDGPAFLDQVQATATIDPNTPSVTGVDAAYVQASLTDYQNQIQSYLTANHPNATVGDVLGTRTIKEGKSNILQLTLPYKTLVTAGRYSQVPDTLRHKITFELSTDAFFGPDFSYTASLPALAGKRITLSYDPATSSDQDLINQYIDQLATSIPAYLVHLQPKLKINGEVVSSGPSIGMGLTQTLTLTFTSPSIGQDMVSHLILAGDYSAVGLNLGQVTADLLQKRIDLNDFSEPVGEMLHQTLLSYWGELDAFNKIISSQSHVAVIRHPSEGLAAAKVTPTYLFGVPNKASYKSRTLDIARDLQTVIHQRGDGEKIFSYFTQAGIYSSALEGLIFDQLFGRNLGDGISAVRILELANGRGVPIYLVNASNIGGILPLLEISNEVKSNIQNAVGAGKVIQIPKREITHGGWRGVGYVVQDPTSGAGAYLISGGLLGGSDETAETVFPLPEIPASPVVVYLLIGILATLATAAGAPTLIIAGGVIVGIFLTPSIAEATTATYPNTQGGSLNQGAIIAIILAIIKGISDSISRTRPPEDWIVLRHYTKPESLLKIFTPVFGLLQAGVGESRGIFLTELKLHPAGFRPDGTPNYVYIATALQLFDKLGNIEVERGQAFIELRINRAEFPPGSFSILKPCALQEVQPCNEWLYPFSTLEINSSRVKRIDSFPY; encoded by the coding sequence ATGCACCCTCTCTTCGAGCGTCGGCTCCGGCCGATTGCCACGGTCATTCTGGTTTTCTTCTCCTGGTTCTGCATTGAGCCGTGGAACTTCGCGGTGGCGGCGCAGACGCCGGCCCCACCCGCCAAAGTCTCAAGCAGAGAGAAAGGCCCTTCCGAAAAGCTCGAAGAAACGCTCCACAAAATTAAAAGCCTTACCCAAGCCCTTGATCAAGATCTCGCCGCCGATCAAGAGATCCAGCCCCGGATCGATCAGCTTGCCGAACAGCAAAAGAACGTCGCCGCCCTTGATGCCGCCGTTCTAGATGAATTTACCGAGACCGAGGCCTTTCTCAAAGCGAAGCATCTTCCGGCTGAGATTCTGGATCGGCATGCCAAGGCGCTCGCGGAGTATCAACAGAACATCCAAACCCTTCGGAAAAATCTGGACGATACCGTTCGGATTCATGGCGAGCGAAAGCGGGCGAAGGGGCGGGGAGATCTCAAAGGGGCCGATCAGAAAAAAGGGGAACTCAGAGCGAAACTGAAGGCGGCCAAGTCGCACCTTGAAGAAAAGGTGAAAGAGCGGCCGCACCAGAAGCTCGATCCGAACAACCTGCCGCACCGGATGCCGAAAGTCAAAGAGCGTGCCCCTCGGCTGAAGAAGGAAGAGTTCACCGAGTTCCAAAAACCGATTCAACTTGCCTTCAACGGCGATCCCTCCACACTGATGTTGGTCCAATCCACCCAAGATCTTCCCACGCCGGCCGATCTAGCCGAGACGATTGAGGTCCAATTCACGCCGGAGATCCAAGATCTTGCCGCGCAGTTGGAGCACCATCCGGTGAAGATTTACAACTGGGTCCACAACAACATCGATTATGTCCCGACCTACGGCAGCATCCAGGGGGCACAGATGTGCCTGATGACGAAGCAGTGCAACGATATCGATACGGCTTCGCTTTTGATTGCGCTCTTGAGGACGTCCGGTATTTCAGCGCGATATGTTTATGGGACGATTGTTCTCCCCATCGATAAAGCCATGAACTGGGTCGGCGGCTTCACCGATGCCAAATCGGCGGTTACATTCATCACCAGCGGAGGCGTTCCTGCCGCGGGCGGGATTAGCGGAGGCAAGATCACGGAGGTTCGGCTGGAGCATGTGTGGGTCGAAGCCTACGCCGACTACATTCCCTCCAGAGGAGCAGTTCATAAACAGGGGGATACCTGGGTGCCGCTCGATGCGAGCTTCAAGCAGCATCTTTTTACCCCCGGCGTCAAGTTACAAACCGCTGTTTCCTTTGATGGTCCGGCCTTTCTGGACCAGGTTCAGGCCACCGCAACGATTGATCCGAATACCCCTTCCGTCACCGGTGTGGATGCCGCCTATGTCCAAGCCTCCCTGACCGATTACCAAAACCAGATTCAGAGCTATCTCACGGCAAATCATCCCAATGCTACAGTCGGAGATGTCCTGGGGACAAGAACGATCAAAGAAGGGAAATCGAATATACTGCAACTGACGCTTCCATACAAAACACTCGTGACGGCCGGACGGTACTCACAGGTTCCGGATACCCTTCGACATAAGATTACGTTTGAGTTGAGCACCGACGCATTCTTCGGACCGGATTTCTCCTACACCGCTTCCCTTCCGGCATTGGCGGGAAAGCGGATTACCCTCTCTTACGATCCTGCCACGTCGTCTGATCAAGACTTGATCAATCAATACATCGATCAACTTGCGACCTCGATTCCGGCTTACTTGGTCCATCTTCAACCAAAGCTAAAAATCAATGGCGAGGTCGTTTCAAGCGGACCATCCATTGGCATGGGCCTAACCCAAACCCTGACACTTACGTTTACTTCCCCCTCCATCGGGCAGGACATGGTCTCGCATTTGATCTTGGCTGGAGATTATAGTGCGGTGGGGTTGAACCTGGGTCAGGTGACTGCCGACTTACTTCAAAAGCGGATTGACCTCAACGACTTCTCGGAACCGGTCGGGGAGATGCTTCATCAGACGCTACTTTCCTACTGGGGAGAGTTGGACGCGTTTAACAAAATTATTTCATCACAATCTCATGTCGCTGTGATTCGCCATCCTTCGGAAGGACTGGCTGCTGCAAAAGTGACTCCGACGTATCTGTTCGGCGTTCCAAATAAAGCCAGCTATAAGAGCCGAACGCTCGATATTGCCAGAGATTTACAAACGGTTATACACCAACGAGGAGATGGAGAGAAAATTTTCTCTTACTTTACTCAGGCAGGTATCTATTCGTCTGCATTGGAAGGGCTGATCTTCGATCAGCTCTTTGGAAGAAATCTCGGAGATGGAATATCAGCAGTAAGAATACTTGAGTTGGCAAATGGACGGGGAGTTCCGATCTATCTTGTAAATGCCAGTAATATTGGAGGCATTCTTCCATTATTAGAAATTTCAAATGAAGTTAAATCAAACATTCAGAATGCTGTTGGAGCTGGAAAAGTTATTCAAATTCCTAAACGAGAAATTACCCACGGTGGATGGCGAGGAGTGGGGTATGTGGTACAGGACCCTACCAGCGGCGCAGGAGCTTATCTTATATCTGGAGGGTTACTCGGGGGATCGGATGAGACAGCAGAAACCGTCTTTCCCTTGCCAGAAATACCTGCTTCTCCAGTTGTTGTATATCTGTTAATTGGTATCCTCGCCACTTTGGCAACAGCAGCGGGAGCGCCTACTTTAATTATTGCCGGAGGTGTTATCGTAGGGATTTTCTTAACGCCTAGTATTGCGGAGGCCACTACCGCAACGTATCCCAATACACAAGGTGGTAGCCTAAATCAGGGAGCAATCATCGCTATTATCCTTGCTATTATTAAAGGCATCTCTGATTCGATTAGTAGAACAAGGCCACCTGAGGACTGGATTGTTTTACGGCACTACACAAAACCCGAGAGCCTTCTTAAAATCTTTACTCCCGTCTTTGGACTGTTGCAGGCGGGAGTAGGAGAGAGCCGGGGAATATTTCTTACAGAACTTAAGTTGCACCCAGCGGGGTTTCGGCCTGATGGAACACCCAATTATGTATATATTGCAACTGCACTACAGTTATTTGATAAACTCGGAAATATTGAGGTAGAGCGTGGACAAGCGTTCATCGAATTAAGAATAAATAGGGCTGAATTTCCGCCTGGGTCATTTAGTATCCTTAAACCATGTGCGCTTCAAGAGGTCCAACCATGTAATGAATGGTTATATCCTTTTAGTACTCTTGAAATTAACTCGTCTCGTGTGAAGCGGATAGACTCCTTTCCGTATTAA